One part of the Fusobacterium pseudoperiodonticum genome encodes these proteins:
- a CDS encoding PP2C family protein-serine/threonine phosphatase, giving the protein MIIAFYMIVAFLIFIFFTYIYIKKLVNHYINEELKIVSGLNNKERLNDLPDNIKTEYTQTLEKIIKQENELNNSIDELRVYRNELDVTYNTLVSKSSQLEYTNSLLEKRVRNLSNLNHISRVALSMFNIDKIVETLADAYFVLTATSRISIYLWEGENLVNKKIKGSIDYTESVSYPMNLLSKFTNEDFSKIYSDLSRKITILNDEKVIITPLKVKERQLGVIFLVQNKDQLLEINNEMVSALGIQASIAIDNAISYAELLEKERISQELELASSIQKQVLPKGFERIKGMDIATYFSPAKEIGGDYYDLALKDNILSITIADVSGKGVPASFLMALSRSMLKTINYVSSFKPAEELNLFNKIVYPDITEDMFITVMNTELDLNSSIFTYSSAGHSPLVVYRKESDSVELHGTKGVAVGFIENYSYKESSFELKNGDIVLFYTDGIIECENKRRELFGTQRLLDVIYKNKNLSSKEIKEKILEAIEDFRQDYEQNDDITFVILKSVKK; this is encoded by the coding sequence ATGATAATTGCATTTTACATGATAGTAGCATTTCTAATTTTTATATTTTTTACCTACATATATATCAAAAAACTAGTAAATCATTATATTAATGAAGAGTTAAAAATTGTTTCAGGTTTAAATAATAAAGAAAGATTAAATGATCTTCCTGACAATATAAAAACTGAATATACTCAAACTTTAGAAAAGATTATTAAACAAGAAAATGAATTAAATAACTCTATAGATGAATTGAGAGTGTATAGAAATGAACTAGACGTTACATATAATACTCTAGTTTCTAAATCTTCTCAACTTGAATATACAAACAGCCTTTTGGAAAAAAGAGTAAGAAATTTATCAAACCTTAATCATATTTCAAGAGTTGCTCTTTCTATGTTCAATATAGATAAAATTGTTGAAACTCTAGCTGATGCTTACTTTGTTTTAACTGCAACAAGTAGAATTTCAATCTATCTTTGGGAAGGTGAGAACTTAGTTAATAAAAAAATAAAGGGTAGTATAGATTACACTGAATCCGTATCATATCCTATGAATCTTTTAAGTAAATTTACAAATGAAGATTTTAGTAAAATTTATTCTGATTTATCAAGAAAAATAACTATTCTAAATGATGAAAAAGTTATTATTACTCCATTAAAAGTTAAAGAAAGACAATTAGGAGTAATATTTTTAGTTCAAAATAAAGATCAATTATTAGAAATTAATAATGAAATGGTGTCTGCTTTAGGAATACAAGCTTCTATAGCCATTGATAATGCTATAAGTTATGCTGAGCTTTTAGAAAAAGAAAGAATCTCTCAAGAATTAGAGTTAGCTTCTTCTATTCAAAAGCAAGTATTACCAAAAGGCTTTGAAAGAATAAAGGGTATGGACATAGCAACATATTTTTCTCCTGCTAAGGAAATTGGAGGAGATTACTATGACCTTGCTTTAAAAGATAATATTTTATCTATCACCATAGCCGATGTAAGTGGTAAAGGTGTTCCAGCTTCTTTTCTTATGGCCTTATCAAGATCTATGTTAAAAACTATAAATTATGTTTCTAGTTTCAAACCTGCTGAGGAACTTAATTTATTTAATAAAATAGTTTACCCTGATATAACTGAAGATATGTTTATAACTGTCATGAATACAGAACTTGACTTAAATTCTTCCATATTTACTTATTCAAGTGCTGGTCATAGCCCTTTAGTCGTATATAGAAAAGAAAGTGACAGTGTGGAACTGCATGGAACAAAAGGAGTTGCTGTTGGTTTTATTGAAAACTACTCTTATAAAGAAAGTAGTTTTGAACTTAAAAATGGTGATATAGTACTATTCTATACTGATGGTATTATAGAATGTGAAAATAAAAGAAGAGAATTATTCGGAACTCAAAGGCTTTTAGATGTGATATATAAAAATAAAAATCTTTCTTCCAAAGAAATAAAAGAAAAAATACTTGAAGCTATTGAGGATTTCAGACAAGATTACGAACAAAATGACGATATAACTTTTGTTATATTAAAATCAGTCAAAAAATAG